One part of the Prunus persica cultivar Lovell chromosome G5, Prunus_persica_NCBIv2, whole genome shotgun sequence genome encodes these proteins:
- the LOC18776505 gene encoding uncharacterized protein LOC18776505 codes for MVWKWWWMLTVTAIGVVAWGVPSEQQRLVTRIAFGSCANQSAPQPIWNAIISFDPQVFIWLGDNIYGDIRRPFKLFGKERTIGPWKNAPRFVPSTEQEMKSRYEKAKSNPGYSRLQENTKVIGTWDDHDYGLNDAGKEFSGKITNQRLLLDFLDEPENSPRRKQDGVYASYTLGPMGRQIKVILLDTRYHRDPLRSDGTILGHSQWEWLEKELNDSPTAVTIIGSSIQVISNLSATTGPLFYMESWGRFPKERDRLFKLIADSKRDGVFFISGDVHFGEITRYDCATGYPLYDVTSSGITQAVEKVVPPPLHFFVRFLAWLTPNTMRVMDQNCRYRSCTYGMSNFGAVEIDWDATPVTLKIQVRDINGNPVTGVTTSLSELQARNSTSSTTKKAREHHRHCSLESTLPWIVRYRLAILAYCAVATFVLALIGVIWASILACRRCARKRKCD; via the exons atGGTTTGGAAGTGGTGGTGGATGTTGACAGTGACGGCGATTGGAGTGGTGGCATGGGGCGTCCCTTCCGAGCAGCAGCGTCTGGTTACTCGTATTGCGTTTGGATCATGTGCCAACCAAAGCGCTCCTCAG CCCATCTGGAATGCAATAATCTCAtttgatccccaagttttcatTTGGCTTGGTGATAACATTTATGGAGACATTAGGCGTCCTTTTAAACtatttggaaaagaaagaacaattgGACCGTGGAAGAATGCCCCAAGATTTGTTCCTTCTACTGAGCAGGAAATGAAGTCTAGATATGAGAAAGCCAAGTCTAACCCTGGTTATTCTCGTCTTCAAGAGAATACTAAG GTAATTGGCACATGGGATGACCACGATTATGGATTAAATGATGCAGGAAAAGAATTTTCCGGGAAAATAACTAATCAAAGACTTCTCCTTGATTTCTTGGATGAGCCGGAAAATAGTCCACG GCGCAAGCAAGACGGAGTTTATGCATCTTACACACTTGGCCCCATGGGTAGACAAATCAAG GTTATACTATTAGATACTAGGTACCACCGAGACCCTTTACGTAGTGATGGAACTATTTTGGGACACTCACAGTGGGAATGGTTAGAAAAAGAGCTGAATGATTCTCCAACAGCCGTTACAATTATTGGATCTTCTATACAG GTAATATCAAATCTGTCAGCAACCACTGGGCCATTGTTTTACATGGAGTCTTGGGGACGTTTTccaaaggagagagatcgGCTATTTAAATTGATAGCAGATAGTAAG AGGGATGGAGTGTTTTTCATAAGTGGAGATGTTCACTTTGGAGAAATTACACGTTatgattgtgccactggataTCCATTGTATGATGTTACTTCAAGTGGGATAACCCAAGCAGTTGAGAAAGTAGTCCCACCACCGTTACATTTCTTTGTGAGATTTCTGGCATGGTTAACTCCTAACACTATGAGAGTTATGGACCAAAACTGCAGATACAGGTCGTGCACATATG GCATGTCTAATTTCGGAGCAGTTGAGATAGACTGGGATGCGACTCCTGTGACATTGAAGATTCAAGTCAGGGATATAAACGGAAATCCTGTGACAGGTGTAACTACATCGCTATCGGAACTGCAAGCAAGAAATTCCACCTCTTCAACCACCAAGAAAGCAAGAGAGCATCACAGGCACTGCTCTCTTGAAAGCACTCTACCATGGATTGTTAGATATCGCCTGGCTATTTTAGCTTACTGTGCTGTAGCGA CTTTTGTCCTTGCTTTGATAGGAGTAATTTGGGCTAGTATATTAGCGTGCAGGAGATGCGCCCGCAAAAGAAAGTGCGACTGA
- the LOC18777624 gene encoding protein LYK5 yields MNWMVLVVVVVVVFILIEVQGQQSYVDNKQLDCYNHYNTTDGYVCNGVESSCLSYLTFRSIPPYYYSPTSIAYLLGSEPTRIAAANNISDVQPISADTLILVPVNCSCSSSYYQHNASYVLKSGDTYLIVANNTYQGLTTCQALMAQNPFPAINLTVGLTLQVPLRCACPTANQTAAGVKFLLSYLVASGDDPPTIAQRFGLDLPTLLQANRLSSNDIIYPFTQLLLPLTSKPTPAQLQQRSSPPPPPPPSAAPPPNSNNNSKINKPIFVGVGVGAACLLLLVITVFLLLHRRRRQHYQSAAATESPNSKPQVASGPGLEPGKIADYLPTSPLPSSDTISSRGLGYAVESLTLYELEQLQRATQFFSEANRIQGSVFRGSFEGDDAAIKVVIGDVSQSGDEINLLKRINHSNIIRLSGFCVHQGHTYLVYEYAPSGSLSHCLHSPTTLSWKQRVQIAHDVADALNYLHNFTHPPCIHNNLKTSNILLDASLRAKLSNFGLARPLLVSHGHNHNQDQLQLTRHVVGTHGYMPPEYIQNGVITPKLDVFAFGVVLLELLSGREAAAAATPAPSSNNGGSGDDQELLLSASIRGVLEGDHVRDKLEGFMDPSLKREYPLDLAFSMAQLAKSCVATQINSRPTMAEALITLSKILSSTLDWDPSDADELQHSTTSLSLGR; encoded by the coding sequence ATGAATTGGATGGtattggtggtggtggtggtggtggtgtttaTCTTGATCGAAGTGCAAGGGCAGCAGAGTTATGTGGACAACAAACAGCTCGACTGCTACAACCACTACAACACCACCGACGGCTATGTTTGCAACGGCGTCGAATCGTCATGCCTCTCCTACCTCACCTTCCGTTCCATCCCTCCTTATTACTACTCCCCGACCTCCATCGCCTACCTCCTGGGCTCCGAACCCACCCGCATCGCTGCAGCCAACAACATCTCCGATGTTCAGCCCATTTCCGCGGACACCCTCATACTCGTGCCCGTCAACTGCTCTTGCTCCTCCTCTTACTACCAGCACAACGCCTCCTATGTGCTCAAAAGCGGCGACACCTACCTCATAGTGGCCAACAACACCTACCAGGGCCTCACCACCTGCCAGGCCCTCATGGCTCAGAACCCCTTCCCCGCCATTAACCTCACGGTGGGCCTCACCCTTCAAGTCCCCCTGAGGTGCGCTTGCCCCACCGCCAACCAGACCGCCGCTGGGGTCAAGTTCCTCCTCTCTTACCTGGTCGCCTCGGGAGACGACCCTCCTACCATCGCCCAACGCTTCGGTTTAGACCTACCCACCTTGCTCCAAGCCAATCGCCTCTCTTCCAACGACATCATCTATCCCTTCACCCAACTTCTGCTTCCTCTCACTTCCAAACCCACCCCAGCTCAACTGCAACAACgctcttctcctcctcctcctcctcctccatccGCCGCTCCACCTCCAAActccaacaacaacagcaaaatCAACAAACCTATCTTTGTGGGTGTCGGTGTTGGAGCTGCttgcctcctcctcctcgttATTACGGTCTTCCTCCTGTTACACCGCCGCCGTCGTCAACATTACCAATCGGCGGCGGCTACGGAATCCCCTAACTCCAAACCACAAGTCGCTTCTGGACCTGGACTTGAACCCGGTAAGATCGCAGACTACTTGCCAACCTCGCCGCTACCTTCATCCGACACCATTTCTTCTAGAGGGCTTGGCTATGCTGTTGAGTCCTTGACCCTTTacgaattggagcaactgcagAGGGCCACCCAATTCTTCAGCGAAGCCAACAGAATTCAAGGATCCGTGTTCAGAGGATCGTTTGAAGGTGACGATGCCGCCATCAAGGTGGTGATAGGGGATGTCTCCCAGTCTGGAGACGAGATCAACCTCCTCAAGCGGATCAACCACTCCAACATCATCAGGCTCTCTGGCTTCTGCGTCCACCAGGGACACACCTACCTTGTCTACGAGTATGCTCCCTCTGGCTCTCTTTCCCATTGCCTTCATTCTCCTACTACACTGTCATGGAAGCAGAGGGTTCAGATTGCCCACGACGTCGCTGATGCTCTCAACTATCTCCACAACTTCACCCACCCTCCCTGTATCCACAACAACTTGAAGACCAGCAACATCCTCTTGGATGCCAGCTTGAGGGCCAAGCTTTCCAATTTTGGCTTGGCGAGACCCCTTCTCGTCTCCCACGGTCACAATCACAATCAAGACCAACTGCAACTCACCAGACATGTGGTGGGCACTCATGGCTATATGCCGCCAGAGTACATCCAAAACGGGGTCATTACTCCTAAACTAGATGTCTTTGCATTTGGGGTTGTCTTGTTGGAGCTCTTATCTGGAAGAGAAGCTGCTGCGGCTGCTACTCCCGCTCCCTCCTCTAATAATGGTGGTTCCGGAGATGATCAAGAGTTGTTACTATCTGCGTCCATAAGAGGGGTGTTGGAAGGAGACCATGTGAGAGACAAACTTGAAGGCTTTATGGATCCTTCTCTAAAGCGCGAGTACCCCTTGGATCTCGCTTTTTCCATGGCCCAGTTGGCTAAAAGCTGCGTTGCAACTCAGATCAACTCTCGCCCCACCATGGCAGAAGCCTTGATCACACTCTCCAAGATTCTTTCCTCCACGCTGGACTGGGATCCATCTGATGCTGATGAGCTCCAACACTCAACCACCTCACTGAGTCTTGGAAGATAG
- the LOC18776821 gene encoding tetratricopeptide repeat protein SKI3 yields MQETEQEKECELRRLEECIEAHPDDPSLRFELGVLLWEEWDTKEKAAEQFVIAAKLKPEIEKGGAFRYLGIYYAGLDSQSHSQRALKCFQKAVSLNPDDSLSGEALCDLLDQQGKESLEVAVCREASQKSPRAFWAFQRLGYLLLHQNKCSEAVHSLQHAIRGYPTSPHLWEALGLAYQRLGRFTAALKSYGRAIELEGTRIFALLESGNIFLMLGSFRQGVEAFQQALEISPKSVSAHYGLASGLLCLAKECNNLGAYRWGATVLEEASKVAWMCTQLAGNMSSIWKLHGDIQLTYAKCYPWMEEDHSLEFDVEAFDNSILSWKRTCCLAAKTARCSYQRALHLSPWQANIYADIAVTSDLVDSFDNSPGHELSAWQPSEKMALGALLLEGDNSEFWVALGCLSDHNALKQHALIRGLHLNVSLAVAWAYLGKLYRKQGEKQFARQAFDCARSIDPSLALPWAGMSADFHARESAAGEAYESCLRAVQILPLAEFQMGLAKLALGSGNLSSSQVFGAIRQAMQRAPHYPECHNLTGLVYEAQSNYRSAAASYRLARYAITNLPGSDRKSHMTDISINLARSLSRAGNALDALQECEDLKKEGLLDVEGLQIYAFSLWQLGKTELALSVARNLAVSVSTMEQTSAAASVVFICRFLYHISGLDSAINSILKMPKQLFQSSKISFIVSAIHALDRSNRLESVVSSSRYYLKSHEEITGMHFLIALGKLIKHGSEHRLGYQSGIDHLRKALHMYPNSSLLRNLLGYLLLCSEEWNDTHIATRCCDIDATNPSKGGLKSAYEILGAGAVACYAVGNCSPKFSYPTCTCQCLNEPGAIQQLQKCLRREPWNQNIRYLLVLNLLQKAREERFPCHLCIILERLISVALSDEVYHNTGMSYEYKKFQLLLCASEICLQGGNLTSCINRAKNASSIMLPDDCLFFAHLLLLRAYALECDTVNLQKEYIRCLELKTDHHIGWICLKFIEYRYELQSDLDILESSFKECSKERMNSWNRWRALFILVQGLISIWSQDIISAEQFFAQACSLAGDESSLLLCHGATCMELSRQGCSQFLSLAVRSLTKAQKGPLIPLPIVSALLAQAAGSLGSKEKWEKNLRLEWPTWPQEMRPAELFFQMHLLARQLKASSASRIEFCQSPEKWVLRAIHTNPSCMRYWKVLQKLVE; encoded by the exons ATGCAAGAAACG GAACAAGAAAAGGAATGTGAGCTGCGACGCTTGGAGGAGTGTATAGAGGCCCATCCAGATGATCCCTCCCTTCGCTTCGAACTC GGAGtgttgttgtgggaggagtggGATACCAAGGAAAAAGCGGCAGAACAATTCGTAATAGCAGCGAAATTGAAGCCTGAGATTGAGAAGGGAGGGGCATTCAGATATCTAGGGATTTATTACGCAGGTCTGGACTCCCAGTCCCATAGCCAGAGAGCTCTTAAGTGCTTCCAGAAAGCCGTCTCTCTCAATCCTGATGACTCCCTCTCTGGGGAAGCCTTGTGTGATTTGTTGGACCAGCAAGGAAAGGAGAGCTTGGAGGTGGCTGTGTGCCGGGAGGCTTCCCAAAAATCCCCCAGGGCCTTTTGGGCTTTCCAAAGACTCGGTTACTTGCTACTCCATCAAAATAAATGCTCTGAAGCTGTCCACAGTCTTCAACATGCCATTCGAGGCTATCCTACCTCTCCACATCTCTGGGAG GCTCTTGGCCTTGCCTACCAGCGACTAGGCAGGTTCACTGCTGCTCTCAAG TCTTATGGAAGAGCCATTGAATTGGAGGGTACAAGAATCTTTGCTTTGCTTGAAAGCGGAAACATCTTTTTGATGCTTGGTTCCTTTCGACAG GGAGTTGAGGCATTTCAGCAAGCATTAGAGATTTCTCCCAAAAGTGTCTCTGCGCACTATGGGCTTGCTTCTGGGCTGCTGTGTTTGGCAAAGGAATGCAATAATTTGGGAGCATATAGATGGGGTGCTACAGTGCTAGAG GAGGCATCTAAAGTTGCCTGGATGTGTACTCAATTAGCTGGAAATATGTCATCTATTTGGAAGCTGCATGGTGATATACAA CTTACTTATGCAAAATGTTATCCATGGATGGAGGAGGACCACAGTTTAGAGTTTGATGTGGAAGCCTTTGATAATTCCATCCTTTCATGGAAGCGTACCTGCTGTTTGGCTGCGAAAACTGCCAGGTGCTCTTATCAGCGGGCTTTGCACTTATCCCCATGGCAAGCTAATATATATGCTGACATTGCAGTAACTTCAGATCTTGTAGACTCTTTTGATAACAGTCCTGGACATGAATTAAGTGCTTG GCAGCCATCCGAGAAGATGGCTTTGGGAGCCCTGTTACTCGAGGGTGACAATTCTGAGTTTTGGGTAGCATTGGGATGTTTGTCTGATCATAATGCATTGAAACAACATGCTCTAATCAGGGGATTGCATTTGAATGTATCTCTAGCTGTTGCGTGGGCATACTTAGGGAAG CTGTACAGAAAACAAGGTGAGAAGCAATTTGCAAGGCAAGCATTTGATTGTGCTAGAAGTATAGATCCTTCACTCGCGTTACCATGGGCTGGCATGTCAGCTGATTTTCATGCcag AGAGTCTGCAGCTGGAGAAGCTTATGAGAGCTGCTTACGAGCTGTGCAGATATTGCCT CTTGCCGAATTCCAAATGGGTCTTGCAAAACTTGCTCTTGGTTCAGGGAATCTTTCATCTTCGCAG GTCTTTGGAGCCATCAGACAGGCCATGCAGCGTGCACCTCACTATCCTGAATGCCATAATTTAACTGGGCTAGTCTATGAGGCACAATCCAATTATCGGTCTGCCGCTGCTTCTTATAGACTAGCACGCTATGCAATCACCAATTTGCCAGGCAGTGATAGAAAATCTCATATGACGGATATATCAATCAATTTGGCTCGATCACTTAGTAGG GCAGGGAATGCTCTAGATGCTTTGCAGGAATGTGAagatttgaagaaagaag GGTTGCTTGATGTGGAAGGTTTGCAAATATATGCTTTCTCCTTGTGGCAACTTGGTAAGACTGAACTGGCCCTCTCTGTGGCAAGAAATCTGGCAGTGAGTGTCTCTACAATGGAACAAACATCTGCAGCTGCCTCTGTTGTTTTTATCTGTAGATTCCTGTATCATATTTCTGGACTGGATTCGGCAATCAATAGCATTCTGAAGATGCCAAAGCAACTGTTTCAGAGTTCAAAGATCAGTTTCATAGTATCTGCTATTCATGCTCTAGATCGAAGTAATCGGCTTGAGTCTGTTGTGTCAAGCAGTCGTTACTATCTTAAATCTCATGAAGAGATAACTGGAATGCACTTTTTGATAGCACTTGGTAAACTA ATAAAACATGGATCAGAACACCGTTTGGGATATCAAAGTGGAATTGATCACCTTAGGAAAGCTCTTCACATGTATCCTAACAGTAGCTTGTTAAG GAACCTTCTTGGTTATCTTTTGTTGTGCAGTGAAGAATGGAATGATACCCACATTGCAACTAGGTGTTGCGACATAGACGCTACTAATCCAAGTAAAGGCGGTTTAAAATCAGCATATGAAATTCTTGGTGCTGGAGCAGTCGCTTGCTATGCTGTTGGCAATTGCAGTCCTAAGTTCTCTTACCCAACATGCACATGCCAGTGCCTGAATGAACCTGGAGCCATCCAGCAACTACAGAA ATGTTTACGCAGAGAACCATGGAACCAGAACATAAGATATCTGCTTGTTCTCAATTTACTGCAGAAGGCACGTGAAGAGAGATTTCCTTGCCATCTTTGTATTATACTTGAGCGGCTAATAAGTGTAGCTCTTTCTGATGAAGTTTATCATAATACGGGCATGTCTTATGAATATAAGAAATTCCAGCTTCTACTTTGTGCTTCGGAGATCTGTTTGCAAGGTGGTAATCTGACTAGCTGTATCAACCGTGCCAAAAACGCTTCATCGATTATGCTTCCCGATGATTGTCTTTTCTTTGCACACTTGCTATTACTCCGTGCCTATGCCTTAGAATGTGACACTGTAAACCTTCAAAAAGAGTATATAAGATGCTTGGAGCTCAAGACAGATCATCATATTGGTTGGATATGTCTAAAGTTCATTGAATATCGTTATGAATTGCAAAGTGATTTGGATATTTTAGAGTCTAGCTTCAAAGAATGCTCAAAGGAGCGAATGAATTCATGGAATAGGTGGAGGGCTCTATTCATTCTGGTGCAAGGCTTGATATCTATATGGAGCCAGGACATTATTTCTGCTGAACAGTTTTTTGCACAAGCTTGTTCATTGGCGGGTGATGAGAGCAGCCTCCTGCTTTGTCATG GTGCCACCTGTATGGAGCTTTCTCGCCAGGGGTGTTCGCAGTTTTTATCACTTGCTGTACGGAGTCTCACTAAAGCTCAAAAAGGACCTCTCATTCCCTTACCGATTGTCTCAGCATTGCTAGCTCAAGCAGCTGGAAGTCTTGGTTCAAAAGAGAAGTGGGAGAAAAATCTCCGTCTTGAATGGCCTACTTGGCCCCAAG AAATGAGGCCTGCAGAGCTGTTCTTTCAGATGCATTTGCTTGCAAGACAGTTGAAAGCTAGTTCAGCTTCCAGAATTGAGTTTTGTCAGAGTCCGGAGAAGTGGGTTCTTCGAGCAATTCACACAAACCCTTCTTGTATGAGATATTGGAAGGTTTTGCAGAAGCTCGTGGAATGA